The genomic DNA CCGTCGTGGGCGACCGCGGCTGGAACCACGCCGAGGTGACCGCAGGCGGGGTGCCCCTCGCGGAGGTCGACTTCCGCACCCTGCGGTCGAAGGCGACTCCGGGGCTCCACCTCGCGGGGGAGATCCTCGACTGCGACGGCCGGATCGGCGGCTTCAACTTCCAGTGGGCGTGGGCGACCGGGCACCTCGCGGGGCGAGCGGCGGCGCGCGCGGGCGAGGATCGGCGTTGAGGCGGGCGCGAGCCGGGGCGCTGCTCCTCGCCGCGCTCGCGTGGCGGGGCGCGTCCGGGGAGGAGGTCGTCGAGCTTCGTCCCGAGCGGATCCCCCCCGACGGCGTGTTCCGGTGGTTCGCCGACTGGCGGCCGTCGTCCTCGCCGCGCTGGGCGCTCGCGCTCGGCGGGGGCGGCTCGTGGGGGATCGCGCACATCGGCGTGCTCGAGGCGCTCGAGGACGACGGGTTGCGTCCCGACGCCATCGCGGGGACCTCGATCGGCGCGATGGTGGGAGCGTTCGCCGCGGTCGGGGCGTCGCCGTACGAGATCGAGCGCTCCTTCATCGAGAACGACTGGAACACCGTCCTGACCCGGCAGGCGCGTCCGCGCGGCGCCTCTTCTCCCGACGACCCGCTCGCCTCCCAGGCGGCTCTCCTGAGGTTCGGCCGCCGCCGCGGCGGTTCGCCGCTCCTCTATCGCGGCCTGGTCTCCGACGCACCCCTGAACATCGAGCTCGTGCGCCACCTCTCCTGGGCGAGCGTGGCGGCCGGCGGCGACTTCGACCGGCTTCCGATCCGCTTTCGGGCGGTCACGACCGATCTCGTCTCGGGGGAGCGCTTCGCGCCGGCCTCGGGCACGCTCCCGGTGATCGTGCGCGCGAGCATCGGCCTGCCGCTGTTCCGCCCGGTGTCGTACGAGGGGCGACTGCTCGTGGACGGGGGCGCCCTCGAGAACGTGCCGGTGCGCGCGGCGCGCGAGGCCGGCGTCGACCGGGTCGTCGCCGTGCAGCTCACGATCGACGGACGCGACCTCGCCGCGGCTCCGGCCATCTCCTCGGTGACCGCGCAGATCGCCCGCAGCTACGACATCTCCGGTGCGGAACAGCGCCGCGCCCTGCTCGCGAGCGCCGACGCGAAGATCAACATCGCGGTCGGCGAGATCTCGTTCGTCGACTTCCACTCCAACGTCGCGACGACCGTGGAGATCGGGCGCGAGGCGTGGCAGGCCCATCGCGAGGAGGTCCTCGCGGCGCTCGAGCGCGACGCCCCCCGTTTCGCCGTGCGCGCGATCGAGGCGGGGGAGGGCGTCGAGTCGATCATGGCGGCGGAGATGGCGGTTCGACTCGGGATCGACGGATCCGCGCGCGCGGTTTCGGCGCTGCGCCTCGAGCTCGAGCTGATCCGCATCCTGAGGCGAGGCGGCTACGAGGACGGTCGGCTCCGCGTCCACCCGGACGGGCGGGTCGAGGTCGTCCTCGGCCGCGGCGCGGTCGTCCGGGAGCTGCGTCTCGACGTGCCTCCCGCCCTCGTGCCGGAGTTCGAAGGGATCCGGCTCGACCGGCTCCCGTCGCCGGTCCTGCCGCGAACCGTG from Candidatus Polarisedimenticolaceae bacterium includes the following:
- a CDS encoding patatin-like phospholipase family protein — its product is MRRARAGALLLAALAWRGASGEEVVELRPERIPPDGVFRWFADWRPSSSPRWALALGGGGSWGIAHIGVLEALEDDGLRPDAIAGTSIGAMVGAFAAVGASPYEIERSFIENDWNTVLTRQARPRGASSPDDPLASQAALLRFGRRRGGSPLLYRGLVSDAPLNIELVRHLSWASVAAGGDFDRLPIRFRAVTTDLVSGERFAPASGTLPVIVRASIGLPLFRPVSYEGRLLVDGGALENVPVRAAREAGVDRVVAVQLTIDGRDLAAAPAISSVTAQIARSYDISGAEQRRALLASADAKINIAVGEISFVDFHSNVATTVEIGREAWQAHREEVLAALERDAPRFAVRAIEAGEGVESIMAAEMAVRLGIDGSARAVSALRLELELIRILRRGGYEDGRLRVHPDGRVEVVLGRGAVVRELRLDVPPALVPEFEGIRLDRLPSPVLPRTVMAAVDAALIRARERGLFLCSLREVQWEAETGVLRVVVDEGRLVRLDAVSAASGELVESEPPDGLEGAATLRRLEDLFVELDHRREAESVRTLSVAREGEGYGVTLHVEEPPAWEATLQPGLSDALGPTVFARFSLPSLAGWAHWDMDARVAAWRLGQQLAIEVTPPSRWLVARGVVARTRLPDYGPSGELRGSRGFGLQAGAFGVRTRQGRWGTPEALLAVRTVEDDAFLQPAGVGTGRDPSEDPDEPSIDYAVDLAWSGDRRDDPARPTAGIAWELFTTLPFAGERRAAVATANLALHLPFGSARRVWAALQLHGAEAQDDRPLPLDRWSDVGSWSDAPGMLPARGLSPDIRRGTVALRVRVAEFAGTSFVAGASAASWEMGEVRADETLDRRGHGVAIFTEVSYGRYGPFVLGFARGSEDSNTVYLLARPFTVPWPGPRIRLPGR